One Chitinophagales bacterium genomic window carries:
- the aspS gene encoding aspartate--tRNA ligase, with translation MYRTHTCGELRLTHLQHKVTLCGWIHKSRDLGGMTFIDLRDRYGITQLVFNMEVNAELCRQARGLGREYVIQAKGIVAERSNKNPNLPTGEIEISVEELTVLNPSKTPPFTIEDHTDGGDDLRMKYRYLDLRRKPLAANLLLRHRLAMETRKYMDALGFIEVETPMLIKSTPEGARDFVVPSRMNPGEFYALPQSPQTFKQILMVAGMDKYFQIVKCFRDEDLRADRQPEFTQIDCEMSFIHQQDVLDTFEGLIAHLFKTIKGVELGKMPVMTYQEAIKKYGSDKPDTRFEMTFVELNDWAKGKGFRVFDEAELVVGICAKGAAHYTRRQIDELTEFVRKPQIGAKGLVYVRYDSDGTFKSSVDKFFTPDDFARWAEQFSAAPGDLMLILAGEADKTRKALNALRLEMGNQLGLRNNDVYKPLWVVDFPLLEWNPDDKRWYAMHHPFTSPKEEDIPLLDSDPGRVRANAYDMVINGVELGGGSVRIHDSALQQKMFRLLGFSDAEAEMKFGFLMNAFEYGAPPHGGIAFGFDRLCAIFGGQESIRDFIAFPKNNAGRDMMIDAPSPISEEQLKELHLRLTI, from the coding sequence ATGTACAGAACCCACACCTGCGGAGAATTACGCCTAACCCATCTGCAACACAAAGTTACCCTTTGTGGCTGGATTCATAAAAGCCGCGACCTGGGCGGCATGACCTTCATTGACCTGCGCGACCGCTATGGCATTACCCAACTGGTTTTCAATATGGAAGTAAATGCTGAACTATGCCGCCAGGCACGTGGGCTGGGCAGGGAGTATGTCATTCAGGCTAAAGGTATTGTAGCAGAGCGCAGCAATAAAAATCCGAATCTGCCCACCGGAGAAATTGAAATATCCGTGGAAGAACTGACTGTGCTCAATCCCAGCAAAACCCCACCGTTTACCATTGAAGACCACACAGACGGGGGAGATGATCTCCGAATGAAATATCGTTACCTGGATTTACGCAGAAAACCGCTGGCAGCAAACCTGCTCCTGCGTCATCGCCTGGCTATGGAAACACGTAAATACATGGATGCGCTCGGCTTCATTGAAGTGGAAACACCCATGCTTATTAAGTCTACTCCCGAAGGTGCGCGTGATTTTGTGGTGCCTTCACGAATGAATCCAGGTGAGTTCTATGCTCTTCCGCAATCACCTCAGACCTTCAAACAGATTCTCATGGTAGCCGGCATGGATAAATATTTTCAAATTGTAAAGTGCTTCAGAGATGAAGACCTTCGGGCAGATCGCCAGCCGGAGTTCACGCAAATTGACTGCGAAATGTCATTCATTCATCAGCAAGACGTGCTGGATACTTTTGAAGGACTTATTGCCCATTTATTTAAAACGATAAAAGGCGTTGAGCTGGGCAAAATGCCCGTAATGACTTATCAGGAGGCAATCAAAAAGTATGGCTCCGATAAGCCCGACACCCGCTTTGAAATGACTTTTGTAGAACTAAATGACTGGGCTAAAGGTAAAGGCTTTCGTGTTTTTGATGAAGCTGAGCTGGTTGTGGGTATTTGCGCAAAGGGAGCGGCTCACTATACCCGCAGGCAAATAGATGAACTCACAGAATTTGTGCGTAAGCCACAGATCGGTGCTAAAGGTCTGGTGTATGTGCGCTACGACAGCGATGGGACATTCAAGTCATCGGTGGATAAGTTCTTCACCCCGGACGACTTTGCCCGTTGGGCCGAACAGTTTAGCGCTGCTCCGGGCGACCTGATGCTCATCCTTGCCGGGGAAGCCGACAAAACTCGTAAGGCGCTCAATGCCCTCCGCCTGGAAATGGGCAACCAGCTTGGTCTACGCAACAATGATGTATATAAGCCATTATGGGTGGTTGACTTCCCCTTGTTGGAATGGAATCCCGATGACAAGCGCTGGTATGCTATGCATCATCCTTTCACCTCCCCAAAAGAAGAGGACATCCCGTTGCTGGACAGCGACCCCGGTAGGGTACGTGCCAATGCATACGACATGGTCATCAATGGCGTAGAGCTTGGCGGTGGCTCCGTGAGGATTCATGATAGCGCGTTGCAACAGAAAATGTTTCGCCTGCTGGGGTTCAGCGATGCAGAAGCCGAGATGAAATTTGGCTTTCTCATGAATGCCTTTGAATATGGCGCCCCCCCGCATGGAGGCATTGCTTTCGGCTTTGATCGCCTGTGTGCCATTTTTGGCGGACAGGAATCTATCCGCGACTTTATCGCTTTCCCCAAAAATAATGCGGGAAGAGATATGATGATTGATGCGCCCTCTCCCATCAGCGAAGAACAACTAAAGGAGCTGCATCTGCGCCTGACCATATGA